The window ATTAACTATAAATCTCCGCACCTTTTTCAGTAAACTCTTTTGACTTTTCTTCCATTCCTTTTTCGAGAGCTGCTTTTTCTTCTACACCTAATTTATCAGCATAATCGCGTACATCTTGAGTTATTTTCATAGAGCAAAAATGAGGTCCACACATGGAGCAGAAATGAGCTATTTTGGCGCCTTCGGCCGGCAATGTTTCATCATGAAATTCACGTGCAGTATCCGGGTCTAATGATAAATTAAACTGATCGTTCCAACGGAATTCAAAACGCGCTTTGCTTAATGCGTTATCCCTGTATTGCGCTCCGGGGTGGCCTTTTGCTAAATCAGCTGCGTGCGCTGCCAATTTGTACGTTATAACACCATCTTTTACATCCTTCTTGTTTGGCAAGCCTAAATGCTCTTTTGGTGTAACGTAGCAAAGCATGGCAGTGCCATACCAACCAATCATAGCAGCACCAATAGCTGATGTGATATGATCGTAGCCAGGTGCGATATCTGTTGTCAAAGGACCCAATGTGTAGAAGGGAGCTTCCCCACATTCTGCCAATTGTTTGTCCATGTTTTCTTTAATCAAATGCATTGGCACATGTCCGGGACCTTCTATCATAGTTTGTACATCATGCTTCCAAGCTATTTTGGTTAATTCACCAAGAGTAGTCAACTCACCAAACTGAGCAGCATCGTTTGCATCCGCAATACTTCCGGGTCGCAAACCATCTCCCAAAGAGAAAGCAACATCATACGCTTTCATGATTTCACAAATTTCTTCAAAATGGGTGTACAAGAAATTTTCCTTATGATGTGCTAAACACCATTTAGCCATTATAGAACCACCTCTTGAAACAATACCAGTTACACGCTTTGCTGTTAAAGGAATATAGCGCAACAAAACTCCTGCATGAATAGTGAAATAATCAACACCTTGTTCTGCTTGCTCAATAAGCGTATCGCGGAAAATCTCCCAAGTTAAATCCTCTGCCATTCCATTTACTTTTTCCAGTGCTTGATAGATAGGCACTGTACCAATTGGAACAGGTGAATTACGTAAAATCCACTCGCGAGTTTCATGTATGTTTTTACCTGTAGATAAATCCATGATAGTATCAGCGCCCCAGCGACAAGCCCAAACAGCTTTTTCCACTTCTTCTTCAATGCTTGATGTTACAGCAGAATTACCAATATTCGCATTAATTTTTACTAGAAAATTTCTGCCAATAATCATTGGTTCTGCCTCAGGATGGTTTATATTACTTGGTATGATTGCTCTTCCTGCTGCAATTTCATCACGAACAAATTCCGGGGTAATGAATTTCTTTGGAGTATTGGCTCCAAAGCTTTCGCCCGCATGTTGATGTCCCAAATCGTTAATCTCCTGAATACGCTGATTCTCACGAATAGCAATGTATTCCATCTCAGGAGTAATTATTCCTTTTTTTGCATAATGCATTTGCGACACATTCATTCCTTTTTTTGCTCTTAAAGGGGTTTGTATGTATTGAAAACGCAATGCATCTAACTCTTTATTTTCCAATCTTTCCTTACCATAAGCTGAACTAATAGCCGACAACTTTTCCACATCATTTCTGTCTAATATCCATTTTTCGCGCAATCTGGCTAATCCTTTTTTTACATCAATTTTTACAGAAGGGTCGGTATAAGGTCCGCTTGTATCGTAAACAGTAACACTTGGATTTTTCGTTATTTTATTACTTCCATTAAACTTATGAATTGTATCACTTACTTCAATCTCGCGCATAGCGACTTCTATGGGATGAATTTTCCCTTTTACAAAAACCTTCTTTGAACCAGGGAATGGAGTAGTAGAGATTATAGTATCTACAGGAGTTTTATCTTTTTTCATAGTTTATTTTAATTCGTAATTTTTAATTCTCAATTTCAAATTTCTTCTATCCACCTTGTGTGGCAGTAATAACAAGTATCTTATCGTTGTTGTTCAATAGAGTGGTATCCCATTTAAGTTTAGGAATTACCTTACTATTTAAAGCAAT is drawn from Bacteroidota bacterium and contains these coding sequences:
- the thiS gene encoding sulfur carrier protein ThiS; translated protein: MQITFNGEIIETTENKPLSNLLSEKNLLAKNGIAIALNSKVIPKLKWDTTLLNNNDKILVITATQGG
- the thiC gene encoding phosphomethylpyrimidine synthase ThiC, which codes for MKKDKTPVDTIISTTPFPGSKKVFVKGKIHPIEVAMREIEVSDTIHKFNGSNKITKNPSVTVYDTSGPYTDPSVKIDVKKGLARLREKWILDRNDVEKLSAISSAYGKERLENKELDALRFQYIQTPLRAKKGMNVSQMHYAKKGIITPEMEYIAIRENQRIQEINDLGHQHAGESFGANTPKKFITPEFVRDEIAAGRAIIPSNINHPEAEPMIIGRNFLVKINANIGNSAVTSSIEEEVEKAVWACRWGADTIMDLSTGKNIHETREWILRNSPVPIGTVPIYQALEKVNGMAEDLTWEIFRDTLIEQAEQGVDYFTIHAGVLLRYIPLTAKRVTGIVSRGGSIMAKWCLAHHKENFLYTHFEEICEIMKAYDVAFSLGDGLRPGSIADANDAAQFGELTTLGELTKIAWKHDVQTMIEGPGHVPMHLIKENMDKQLAECGEAPFYTLGPLTTDIAPGYDHITSAIGAAMIGWYGTAMLCYVTPKEHLGLPNKKDVKDGVITYKLAAHAADLAKGHPGAQYRDNALSKARFEFRWNDQFNLSLDPDTAREFHDETLPAEGAKIAHFCSMCGPHFCSMKITQDVRDYADKLGVEEKAALEKGMEEKSKEFTEKGAEIYS